Proteins encoded by one window of Sphaerodactylus townsendi isolate TG3544 linkage group LG04, MPM_Stown_v2.3, whole genome shotgun sequence:
- the LOC125431413 gene encoding UPF0488 protein C8orf33-like: MEEAPQGTFQDELEWCISQLETGLLRLNPTPEQVEDSRYILRVLRSRKAPVVKKRQVMHQIFGDYRLKMTEELKRAAKAVVKSEKMEIQPGDAFPLGSVVVHRKRSDQPSKSSSWFTPSDSSSQFHLDRPERTPEEVRTRTRDVKQARGRAGSPRATGAAGERSPDLL; this comes from the exons ATGGAAGAG GCTCCTCAAGGGACTTTCCAGGATGAATTGGAGTGGTGCATCTCCCAGCTGGAGACTGGCCTCCTCCGTCTCAATCCAACTCCAGAGCAAG TGGAGGACTCTCGGTACATCCTCAGGGTGCTCCGCTCGCGCAAGGCTCCTGTTGTGAAAAAGCGACAGGTGATGCACCAGATCTTTGGCGACTACCGGCTCAAGATGACTGAGGAGTTGAAGAGAGCAGCTAAAGCAG TTGTGAAATCCGAGAAGATGGAAATTCAGCCTGGTGATGCATTCCCTCTGGGCAGTGTGGTGGTCCACAGGAAACGATCCGACCAGCCCTCTAAGTCTTCATCATGGTTCACTCCATCCGACAGTAGCTCTCAGTTTCACTTAGATCGTCCTGAGAGAACCCCAGAAGAAGTGAGAACAAGAACCCGCGATGTGAAGCAAGCCCGGGGTAGAGCCGGCTCTCCAAGAGCAACCGGAGCCGCAGGTGAGCGTTCCCCCGACTTACTTTAA
- the LOC125431414 gene encoding uncharacterized protein LOC125431414 produces MFHLSTGTQGPKFAFNFTIPERLPPPSAAAVWRFGPPGGKVAAEAVTENDTPSREATEIPESLVSPKPDPLDATSGRCQRDDGSPSLKDAQEVVKSEKVEIQPGDAFPLGSVVVCRKQSGQPSKSSSWFTPSDSSSQFHLDRPERTPEEVNRTACEANGVDGSQEQTAGDVPPTLEGQREMFHFSTGTQGPKFAFNFTIPERLPPPSAAAVWRFGPPGGKVAAEAVTENDTPSREATEIPESLVSPKPDPLDAANGRCQRDDGSPPLEVTQEEKKEAPPKETSAAAAGRSSKRKKRKKQPSKIEPNQNVNEDNRLRVKATCDQTEMCQQPDEQLKREVDWCVEQLELGLKTQKPTPKQVDEMLRAIKTLRSEKAILAKKRQIMRFMFGDYRKKMAEDWQKQLKLMQTASKAARITEVTEDARRKSSQVFRKSVEVAGRSQNPKDPLLSPENPQQPEADFCPFTFTPSQEKFRFNFF; encoded by the exons ATGTTTCACTTGTCCACTGGAACGCAAGGGCCCAAATTTGCTTTCAATTTCACCATCCCTGAgcgtctcccccctccttccGCTGCTGCAGTTTGGAGGTTTGGACCCCCAGGTGGGAAGGTTGCAGCAGAAGCAGTCACAGAAAATGACACTCCATCAAGGGAAGCCACAGAGATACCAGAGAGTTTGGTCTCCCCCAAGCCTGATCCATTGGATGCAACGAGCGGTAGATGTCAAAGAGATGATGGAAGTCCGTCACTGAAGGATGCTCAAGAAG TTGTGAAGTCCGAGAAGGTGGAAATCCAGCCTGGAGATGCTTTCCCTCTGGGCAGTGTGGTAGTCTGCAGGAAACAATCTGGCCAGCCCTCTAAGTCTTCATCATGGTTCACTCCATCCGACAGTAGCTCTCAGTTTCACTTAGATCGTCCTGAGAGAACCCCAGAAGAAGTGAACAGAACCGCATGTGAAGCAAACGGGGTAGACGGCTCTCAAGAGCAGACCGCAGGTGACGTTCCCCCGACACTGGAAGGCCAACGGGAGATGTTTCACTTTTCCACTGGAACGCAAGGGCCCAAATTTGCTTTCAATTTCACCATCCCTGAgcgtctcccccctccttccGCTGCTGCAGTTTGGAGGTTTGGACCCCCAGGTGGGAAGGTTGCAGCAGAAGCAGTCACAGAAAATGACACTCCATCAAGGGAAGCCACAGAGATACCAGAGAGTTTGGTCTCCCCCAAGCCTGATCCATTGGATGCAGCAAACGGTAGATGTCAAAGAGATGATGGAAGTCCTCCTTTGGAGGTTACTCAAGAAG AGAAGAAAGAAGCACCCCCGAAGGAAACAAGTGCCGCAGCTGCTGGCAGATCAtccaagagaaaaaagagaaaaaaacagccCTCAAAAATAGAACCCAACCAAAATGTGAATGAAGATAACAGACTCCGTGTCAAAGCCACATGTGACCAGACTGAGATGTGTCAG CAGCCTGATGAGCAGTTGAAAAGAGAGGTGGACTGGTGTGTGGAGCAGCTGGAGCTAGGACTGAAGACTCAGAAGCCGACTCCAAAACAGG TGGATGAGATGCTCCGGGCCATCAAGACGTTACGCAGCGAGAAAGCCATCCTGGCCAAGAAGCGCCAGATCATGCGCTTCATGTTTGGCGATTACAGGAAGAAGATGGCAGAAGACTGGCAGAAACAGCTGAAGCTCATGCAGACAG CTTCAAAGGCCGCTCGTATCACAGAAGTGACTGAAGATGCCCGCAGAAAGAGCAGCCAGGTTTTCAGGAAGTCTGTGGAAGTGGCTGGGAGAAGTCAGAACCCCAAGGATCCTCttctcagcccggaaaacccacaacaaccagaggCTGATTTTTGCCCTTTTACGTTCACGCCATCTCAAGAAAAGTTCCGGTTTAATTTTTTCTAA